DNA from Fibrobacter sp. UWH6:
CTACAGAATACCTTGCGACCTTTCAGGGAGCCCTCGCCCACCTTGGGCATTCCGTAAAGGGCTTCGCCGGCCAGCTTTGCACAAAGGTGAAGGGCGGCGGTACCGGCACTCAGGGCAACGGCATACTTGCAGCCAACCTTTTCGGCTACAAGGCGTTCCACCTCGTTAATGTTTGCGCCAACGGTACTCATCCAGTTGGTTTCGTAAGCTTCCTGAACAAACTTGATTTCATCACCATGCATGGTGGGGCTAGACAGCCAGACTTTCTTTTCGAACTTTGTCATAGTGCGCCAAATCTAGCATAAAAAAGGACCCCATAAAGGGGTCCATTTGTATCGGAGTAGCCAGATGGCCAAAATGTTCGCTTCGCTCTCGACAATTTCAATCGAACTGATTCGTCCGTCTCTTACTGACTGCACAAATACAAGAAAGGCACCCCTAGGGGGTGCCTTTCTTGTATCGGGGTAGCCAGATTCGAACTGACGACATTCTGCTCCCAAAGCAGACGCTCTACCAGGCTGAGCTACACCCCGATTATTTAAAAGAAAAGACCGATTCCGATTACTCGAAACCGGCCTTTCCTGAGCTACGAAGGGCTCGAACCTTCGACCCACGCCTTAAAAGGGCGTTGCTCTACCAACTGAGCTAGTAGCCCGAGTGAGACCAAATATATTAAAGGTTTCCCGTTTTGTAAAGACAGACCTTGGAATTTATTTATAAATTTAGACCATGACTTCCAGATTCTCTTTACCCGTACTGGCATTGGCCGTTGCAATTCCGTCTAGTAGCTTCGCCTATTTTACCCAGGGCGACGCGGGTCAAGAGGTCTTCTCCTTCATAAACACCTTCGACAGCCCCCGCAATGCGGCTCTCGAAAAGTCGGCGGGCGCCCTGCCCTCTACCGACCCTTCTATCGTACAGATCAACCCGGCTTCGGTCAGGCTCCCAGAGGGCAAGAACCACGTTGTGGCCGCCCATTGGCAAACAGGCGACCTGGCCGAAAATCAGGGTAGCCTTTATTATACAGGGCATTACGACAAGTATATTTTCCAGGTTTCCTACAACTGGCTGGATTACGGCACCATCGACGGTTACGACGAACTGGGCGAAGCCACCCATATAGAATACAAGCCTTTTAGCCAGTTGATTACCGCCTCTATTTCGTTCCCCCTCAAGCATTTTAGCTTCGGCGCAACGGCGAAGGTGGCCACCGACAAGCTGGCCGAAGAGGCTGGCGACCGTATGGCTGTCGGTGCGGCATTCGACTGGGGTGTTACCTGGCAATCCGACTCCAAGCGCTGGGGGTTTGCCGTTATGGCCAGGGACTTCGGCTCCCTGCTCCGCGACTATGTCGATGACGGCGAGAACGAATACTACCCCATGTCCCAGACTTTTGCCGTGTCCACCTACTTTAGGCCCAAGTCACTCCCCCGCCTTACGGTTTTTGCCGACAGCGACTTCCCCCGCTATCAAGAAGCGTTCCTGAGTCTGGGTGGCGAATACGCCCTGGGCCAGAGTTTCGCAGTCCGCGTGGGTTTTGAACGCGCCTGGCTAGACCTGATCCGCGACGCCAAGGAACTGATGGCATCCGAGAGCCGCCCCGACGAAACACAGAATGCCCACATGGTTAGCGCAGGTCTGGGCTACAACGCCAACCTGTTCTCCCTGGACTACAGCTTCTCTTACCTGGCCGAGAGCCTTGGCATCGAACACCGCCTTGGCCTCCGCGTGAATTTCTAGCCCCGCATTTTTCAGCAGTTGACCCATGCGACAGTTCGACGTTTTTGTCTTTGATGAACCTGGCGAAGGTTTCGACCGTTGGGCTCCCCCTTTTACAGACCCGGCCCTGGGCTGGTTCCATACCGACCGCTGGAACGGCGACCTAGAAAAGCTGGAAGCCGAGTGGATCGTATTCGCCCACCCTTCCATCAAGATCGACCGAGACTTCTTGAACGAGTTGGCCATCGAAACCGACAGCTTCCCCATGGTAGACGCCTTCGCCCCCCGCGTAAAGGCCCGTGACCATTTCTTTGGCGGACTGGCCGTAGATGGCGGCCGCGGGTTCAGCCCCATCGGCGAAGAAGAGGAACTGCGCTACGTGGCGGCCCCCATCCCCCTGATCGGCGTTTTCTCTAGGCGCATTATCCAGCGTACCGGACTTTTCGACTTGACATTGCCCAAGGAATTCAGGCTCATGGATTATAGTTTGCGCATGGCCCATGCCGGAGGCAAGATGTTCAGCGTCCCCTATCTGGTGGCCCACGCCAACGAAAATGATTTGGGAGAAGCAACAGGTACGTCTAACGATTTATTCAAGGTTATAGACGGGGAATTCTTAAAGGCAGAGTCCAGCGTTCATCCGCTGTGGAACGTGCTTTACACGACGCTCCCCGTAAGCAACTTGATGAAGTTTACCGCATGCCACCCCACCACGGTTCTGGACTTTTTCAAGACCCGCGAACTGAAGATCAAGCGAGACAAGGCCACAGCCCTGAGCAAGCTGACCGAAAAGCATTTAAGGGATATTTCAGCTAAAAGAAAATCCAAATAGCGATCCAGAAGACCATCAGGCAGAATTCCATTTCTCTAGAGATTCTAGAGAGCAGGGTGCTGCAGAAGGTCATCCCAACAAGCGCCATAATACGGGTCCAGGCCACATCCATCCCGCGGTAGTACAGCGAGATTCCACCGAACAGTTCGATCCAGCACCACAGCCCTTGAGCCAGCACCAGATAGCGGCGGCGGTACTTGGGCAGCGACGTTGTAGAAAAGCAGAGGCACAGGCCCATCATGCGGAAGGGGTACATTTCTCCGGCCGGGCCCAGGCTTCCGTCAAAGGCGAAGAAGGAGAACAGACAGAACAGCAAGAGGGCGAAGGCCAGCAGCAGGCCGTTCTTGTAGAATCCGGAATTCTTGCGCCAGAGGAAAGTGGCGCAGCCCAGAATAAAGACGCAAGCCAAGGCATTGGGCAAGGTTGTCATGGAGCCTCCTTGTCCGAGGGTTCAACGGCGGCCTTTTGTTCCGCGGATTTTTGTTCCGCGGATTTTTGCTCTGCGGATTTTTGTTCCGCCAGCTGTTTCATGTAGGCGGCCAGGGCGTGGGCGTCAGCCTGGGTCATACGATTTCCAAAGGCGTTCATGTTGTTGCGCCCGTTCATGATAACCGCGGTCAGGGAATCCAGGCCCAGGGAATCGATGCGGGCCAGGTCCAGCTTTTGAGGCACGGGGTAATATTCACGAACAAACTTCTGGTTGAAATTTCCATCGGCGCCGTGGCATGTGGCGCAGCGGGAATTCCACAGCAGCACAGGGTTGTGGCTGTCGGCAGAAACGCTTAAGGGTTTGTCGGCAGAAACGCTTGCCGCCGTAGAGGAGCCGCCTCCATAAAGCATTCCCCCTAGGAGCGCCACAATCATGATCATCAAGGTTAGCAGTACCTTCCCGCGAACCCCAAAATTCGGGAAAACCCGGTTTTCACGTACAAACTTAAGGCAGAGCAAAAAGGTGGTCACCAGGGCCACGATGGGGTACAGCACAGGGATCACGTTTACAAAGCCTGCCCCGGCGCTTACGAAGACTTCCTGGTCAAAGCTCCAGACGCAGAACAGGACCGCCGACAGGATGCCCACCAGCAGCGGCATCCGGAGCATCTTGAATTCCACGGTTGTCCAGGGGACTTTGTAGCTGTTGTCTTCTTCGATTTCGGGCGTTTCGTTCTGGGCCAGCTCGCTGCCGTCCACTTCGCCAAAGTAGGCGCTGTCTACAGCAATGTAGGAGTCCAGCTTTTTACGCAGGCGGAAGAACATCAAGATGAACAGCCCCACAGAGAACGACATGAGGCCGTAATCGGCCCAGTGCAGAATTCCATCCCGGGTGTTCATGGAGGGGATCACCAGGTAGAGGCGTTCCGCAAACAGTCCAAAGAGAATGCAGAAGTTCACCAGGGCTCGCAAGGTCCTGTTATCGCGAATGGCTTC
Protein-coding regions in this window:
- a CDS encoding PorV/PorQ family protein, translating into MTSRFSLPVLALAVAIPSSSFAYFTQGDAGQEVFSFINTFDSPRNAALEKSAGALPSTDPSIVQINPASVRLPEGKNHVVAAHWQTGDLAENQGSLYYTGHYDKYIFQVSYNWLDYGTIDGYDELGEATHIEYKPFSQLITASISFPLKHFSFGATAKVATDKLAEEAGDRMAVGAAFDWGVTWQSDSKRWGFAVMARDFGSLLRDYVDDGENEYYPMSQTFAVSTYFRPKSLPRLTVFADSDFPRYQEAFLSLGGEYALGQSFAVRVGFERAWLDLIRDAKELMASESRPDETQNAHMVSAGLGYNANLFSLDYSFSYLAESLGIEHRLGLRVNF
- a CDS encoding c-type cytochrome gives rise to the protein MQGWTIQKILFYVGLVLFLPGLAALGYTLYEGPAAWATDGNTFWGTPIALFVFWIGLAHAGTLISAIFLALGVRMDRRTAVIAELSTLCSLVIAALFPLMHLGVMENFYMVAPFADARGNFANLRSPLVWDFCCIAVYGTLSLVFFFTHLKSNVVPALAKLRRPLAWLLFPLVLWVHTIVSLDFATTFVPQWQGAFFPMYFIAGAIYSGLALVNALLWAEGYRVRLLERLMLCCSWTLIVIWFWDFLQKGEICLPAVILAGVIPQLLWVEAIRDNRTLRALVNFCILFGLFAERLYLVIPSMNTRDGILHWADYGLMSFSVGLFILMFFRLRKKLDSYIAVDSAYFGEVDGSELAQNETPEIEEDNSYKVPWTTVEFKMLRMPLLVGILSAVLFCVWSFDQEVFVSAGAGFVNVIPVLYPIVALVTTFLLCLKFVRENRVFPNFGVRGKVLLTLMIMIVALLGGMLYGGGSSTAASVSADKPLSVSADSHNPVLLWNSRCATCHGADGNFNQKFVREYYPVPQKLDLARIDSLGLDSLTAVIMNGRNNMNAFGNRMTQADAHALAAYMKQLAEQKSAEQKSAEQKSAEQKAAVEPSDKEAP